Proteins co-encoded in one Candidatus Korarchaeum sp. genomic window:
- a CDS encoding peptidylprolyl isomerase → MFYLINLTIRDEKSVYQTTVEEVARGAGIYSEKISYNPILIIPGETKIFPKLMERILNSEEGEKFELTLEPEEAYGNYDRSKVKVFSVKRLEREGIHPHVGEVIYLDDQRGVIQSINGGRVTVDFNHPLAGKRLIVECEIVKKIEDDLEKLRAIVADMFEVSIDDITARWVEDGKAEVQLPPKAYVLRDSYSRKISSLSLIMRHLKGVKAVRFIEEFDIPKSNQKATS, encoded by the coding sequence TTGTTCTACTTAATCAACCTCACGATAAGGGATGAGAAATCAGTCTACCAAACTACAGTGGAAGAGGTAGCGAGGGGAGCGGGCATATACTCGGAGAAGATCAGTTACAACCCGATACTCATAATACCGGGGGAGACGAAGATATTCCCCAAACTCATGGAGAGGATCCTCAACTCAGAGGAAGGTGAGAAGTTCGAGTTGACCTTAGAACCTGAGGAAGCTTATGGAAATTATGATAGGAGCAAAGTGAAGGTCTTCTCAGTTAAGAGACTCGAGAGAGAGGGCATACATCCTCACGTGGGTGAGGTCATCTACTTAGATGATCAGAGGGGAGTTATACAATCTATCAATGGAGGGAGGGTCACAGTCGACTTCAACCATCCCTTAGCTGGGAAGAGGCTGATAGTCGAGTGTGAAATCGTCAAGAAGATAGAGGACGATCTTGAGAAACTCAGGGCTATAGTAGCTGATATGTTCGAAGTGAGTATAGATGATATAACTGCGAGATGGGTGGAGGACGGGAAGGCTGAAGTGCAATTACCGCCGAAAGCTTACGTCCTCAGGGATTCATATTCGAGGAAGATAAGCTCTCTGTCATTGATAATGAGGCACTTAAAGGGGGTTAAGGCCGTTAGGTTCATAGAGGAGTTCGATATACCGAAATCGAATCAGAAAGCCACTTCATAG
- a CDS encoding UPF0179 family protein — protein MREERKGLVPSNLAKEGFKFIFMGEAGACRGCKYRSVCVDGMEVGRLYVVKEVDERKRFQCPIHGELTLASITRANIEVALEAKMVEGASFVYRASCGEECEYRNYCKPEGVKEGDKLRVIREIGKISCKKFGELSVYEVAF, from the coding sequence ATGCGGGAGGAAAGGAAGGGGCTCGTCCCGAGCAACTTAGCGAAGGAGGGGTTCAAGTTCATCTTCATGGGAGAGGCAGGGGCTTGCAGAGGATGTAAGTATAGGAGCGTTTGCGTGGATGGGATGGAGGTGGGGAGGCTCTATGTAGTTAAGGAAGTCGATGAGAGGAAGAGGTTCCAGTGCCCTATACATGGGGAGCTGACTCTCGCATCGATAACTAGAGCTAACATAGAGGTAGCCCTAGAGGCTAAGATGGTGGAGGGGGCTAGCTTCGTATATAGAGCTAGCTGCGGTGAGGAGTGCGAGTACCGGAATTACTGTAAGCCTGAGGGAGTCAAAGAAGGGGATAAACTGAGAGTGATCAGGGAGATCGGGAAGATAAGTTGTAAGAAGTTCGGGGAGTTGAGTGTCTATGAAGTGGCTTTCTGA
- a CDS encoding proteasome subunit beta, which produces MLMKGTTTVGVKFKNGVIVASDKRATSGTFVASKSAVKTLKITDYAVATISGLVADGQYLVSNIRAIADLYSLDTDRPLSVRGIARILALLLRRYRPYFLLAQLIVGGVDREGPHLFNVDPFGTLTEEDYLATGSGSPVAISVIESGYSPDMDRESALRLVISSMTAALSRDAATGDGIDVVVIDERGVNFLSREEISELVREVLVR; this is translated from the coding sequence ATGTTGATGAAAGGTACCACTACAGTAGGTGTCAAATTCAAGAACGGGGTTATCGTAGCTTCAGATAAGAGAGCGACTAGCGGGACATTCGTAGCTAGTAAGAGCGCAGTTAAAACCCTCAAGATAACTGATTACGCTGTAGCAACGATCTCAGGGCTAGTAGCAGATGGCCAATATCTCGTGAGTAATATAAGAGCGATAGCCGATCTCTATAGTTTGGATACTGATAGACCGTTGAGTGTGAGGGGTATAGCTAGGATACTAGCTCTATTACTGAGGAGATACAGGCCCTACTTCCTCTTAGCCCAACTCATCGTGGGAGGGGTCGATAGGGAGGGGCCTCATTTGTTCAACGTCGATCCCTTCGGTACATTGACTGAGGAGGACTATCTAGCGACGGGCTCAGGCTCTCCAGTAGCTATATCAGTGATAGAGAGCGGGTATTCCCCTGATATGGATAGGGAATCAGCTCTAAGGTTAGTGATATCTAGCATGACTGCAGCGCTCTCCAGGGACGCTGCTACTGGAGATGGCATAGATGTAGTAGTTATAGATGAGAGGGGAGTGAACTTCCTGAGCAGGGAGGAGATATCCGAGCTCGTGAGAGAGGTACTAGTAAGATGA
- a CDS encoding beta-CASP ribonuclease aCPSF1 yields the protein MSEDLKTKVKKYFSQYAKVEKVELEGPFVTLLVENPKEILDKPDLVVNAAKTLKKKIIILASKPLMDETAAAEFIRKTIPENAEIEDLKFVPETGEVYIVAKRTGYVVGKGGANIVEILKETGWRPIVMRAPTIRSTFLDIFYNAIISGAPERKKVMKRLSERIFRSPLNLNRGLYATFLGAAREVGRSSILITTDESTILLDCGISLSGKNVFPRFDLIDIDELDAVIITHAHLDHSGALPLLFKYGYRGPVYLTRPTRDLMMLLLYDYINLSQRVGSIPFFSWRDVVNMMNHTITLDYTETVDISPDIKLTFYNAGHILGSALAHLNIESARHNVLYTGDFRFRDTKLLDKAVRKFPRVETLVMECTYCGESDVLPSLSEAEEMLFSIIRGTAERGGKVLIPALAVGRAQEIMLSLVDGFERGILPDIPVYLDGMIYDSTAIHSAYPDYLSNYVRESVFKRDRDPFTEPHFNFISSDERPDVTKGGPAVIIAPSGMLTGGPSVDYLKLLAPSEENSIVLVSYQAEGTLGRKLRDGVRELRLQDEEGYITLKVKADVRVVEGFSAHADKVQLLSYLSTMEPRPHRVFLVHGEEEKMREFGPLASRSVSIRAISPQIGETFKLA from the coding sequence ATGAGTGAGGATCTGAAGACTAAGGTGAAGAAATATTTCTCACAATACGCTAAGGTCGAGAAAGTAGAGCTGGAAGGTCCATTCGTAACGCTCCTAGTTGAGAACCCCAAGGAAATACTGGATAAGCCAGATCTAGTGGTTAATGCAGCCAAGACACTGAAGAAGAAGATAATAATACTCGCTAGTAAGCCCCTGATGGATGAGACAGCTGCCGCTGAATTCATAAGGAAGACAATACCTGAGAACGCTGAGATAGAGGATCTTAAGTTCGTTCCAGAGACAGGAGAAGTCTACATAGTAGCTAAGAGGACGGGATACGTCGTTGGAAAGGGAGGAGCTAATATAGTGGAGATATTGAAGGAGACAGGATGGAGACCTATTGTTATGAGAGCTCCGACTATAAGATCAACCTTCTTAGACATATTCTACAATGCAATAATATCCGGAGCTCCTGAGAGGAAGAAAGTGATGAAGAGACTATCTGAGAGGATCTTCAGGTCCCCTCTGAACCTCAATAGGGGTCTCTACGCCACCTTCCTCGGCGCAGCTAGGGAAGTCGGGAGGAGCTCTATCTTAATAACGACAGATGAGAGCACAATACTTCTAGACTGTGGGATAAGTCTATCCGGAAAGAACGTCTTCCCTAGATTTGATCTGATAGATATAGATGAGCTAGACGCTGTAATAATAACACACGCTCACTTAGATCACTCCGGTGCTCTACCACTCCTCTTCAAATACGGTTACAGGGGTCCTGTCTACTTAACGAGACCGACGAGGGATTTGATGATGCTACTACTCTACGATTACATAAATCTCTCCCAGAGAGTGGGTTCTATCCCCTTCTTCTCATGGAGGGATGTAGTCAACATGATGAATCACACGATAACGCTCGATTATACTGAAACAGTGGATATATCTCCAGATATAAAGCTGACTTTTTACAACGCTGGCCATATACTCGGCTCGGCCTTAGCCCATCTCAACATAGAGAGCGCGAGGCATAACGTCCTTTATACTGGCGACTTCAGATTCAGGGACACTAAACTACTCGATAAAGCTGTTAGGAAGTTCCCAAGGGTGGAGACCCTCGTAATGGAGTGCACATACTGTGGGGAGTCAGATGTACTACCGAGCCTCTCTGAGGCTGAGGAAATGCTCTTCTCGATAATAAGGGGGACGGCTGAGAGAGGAGGCAAGGTCCTGATACCAGCATTAGCTGTAGGGAGAGCTCAGGAGATAATGCTCTCATTAGTCGATGGCTTCGAGAGGGGAATCCTCCCAGATATACCAGTTTATCTAGATGGTATGATATACGATTCGACTGCTATACACTCCGCATACCCGGATTACCTCTCAAATTACGTCAGGGAGAGTGTCTTCAAGAGAGACAGGGATCCCTTCACAGAGCCCCATTTCAACTTCATAAGCTCTGATGAGAGGCCTGATGTGACTAAAGGGGGGCCCGCTGTCATAATAGCTCCATCAGGTATGCTGACTGGTGGACCTAGTGTAGATTACCTCAAGTTGCTCGCTCCTAGCGAAGAGAACTCGATAGTGCTCGTCAGTTATCAAGCTGAGGGTACCCTGGGCAGGAAGCTGAGGGATGGAGTGAGGGAACTGAGGCTCCAAGATGAGGAGGGTTATATAACGCTAAAAGTCAAGGCGGATGTGAGGGTAGTTGAGGGCTTCAGTGCGCACGCTGACAAAGTCCAGCTCCTCAGTTACTTGAGTACGATGGAACCGAGACCCCACAGAGTCTTCTTAGTCCATGGAGAAGAGGAGAAGATGAGGGAATTTGGGCCCCTGGCCTCTAGATCTGTCTCTATTAGGGCGATATCTCCGCAAATAGGTGAGACCTTTAAGCTAGCTTAA
- a CDS encoding cell division protein SepF, translating into MGFFRKIFGGKHEEEEYYEEEEEFEEEPVEIEPARPRVLSEKAITVKPMNLRNAEDVEQILNEINEGNIVLLRYDDLASEGEEKLKFMVQRLKERVLEMGGDLVMIRDRGYPPILIVPRFVEIWRSPD; encoded by the coding sequence ATGGGTTTCTTCAGGAAGATATTCGGGGGCAAGCATGAGGAGGAAGAATATTATGAGGAAGAGGAGGAATTTGAGGAAGAGCCCGTAGAAATCGAGCCAGCTAGACCGAGAGTCCTATCTGAGAAAGCTATAACAGTCAAACCGATGAACTTGAGGAACGCTGAGGATGTCGAGCAGATATTGAATGAGATAAATGAGGGGAATATAGTGCTCCTGAGGTACGATGATCTCGCTTCAGAGGGGGAGGAGAAGCTCAAGTTCATGGTCCAGAGGTTGAAGGAGAGAGTATTAGAGATGGGCGGAGACCTAGTGATGATAAGGGATAGGGGCTATCCCCCGATATTAATAGTTCCAAGGTTCGTCGAGATATGGCGTAGCCCGGATTAA
- a CDS encoding RNA-binding protein, which translates to MSSAMRYLAKSMNGSVLVMLKNGVYVRGILKSYDNHLNLILDNAEEIMEGNTKKLGKRVLIRGDNVIAISTQKIEIGEGE; encoded by the coding sequence ATGTCGAGCGCCATGAGGTACCTCGCTAAGAGCATGAACGGAAGCGTGCTAGTGATGCTGAAGAATGGAGTCTACGTTAGGGGGATATTGAAGTCTTATGATAACCATCTGAACTTGATACTTGATAACGCTGAGGAGATAATGGAAGGGAATACGAAGAAGCTGGGGAAGAGGGTCTTGATAAGAGGGGATAACGTGATAGCCATATCGACTCAGAAGATAGAGATAGGTGAGGGAGAATGA
- a CDS encoding 50S ribosomal protein L37e, with protein MKGTPSMGRRSRGQTHIRCRRCGRHSFNVRKGYCASCGFGRSKRLRSYAWAKV; from the coding sequence ATGAAGGGAACTCCGTCGATGGGAAGGAGGAGCCGAGGGCAAACTCATATCAGATGTAGGAGGTGCGGAAGACATTCATTTAACGTTAGAAAGGGATACTGCGCTTCATGCGGCTTCGGGAGGAGCAAGAGATTACGCAGCTACGCATGGGCGAAAGTTTAA
- a CDS encoding acetyl ornithine aminotransferase family protein: MSSVISPKIVTQVPGPRARAIIERHHKSVATTTNDPEFMPLVIERGEGVWIWDVDGNVYLDFATGIGVNNVGIRHPEVQKAIEEQLNKIWHAAGTDFYIEKQVELAEKLNQITPGNFQKKTFFSNSGAESNEAAIKLARWSTQRKLFIGFIGAFHGRTLGVLSVTASKIVQRSRFFPMMPGVYHAPYPNPYRNPWHIDGYENPDELVSRAIEFIEEYMLNKYVPPEEVAAFIFEPIQGEGGYVVPPKNFFRELKKLADKYGILLIDDEVQMGMGRTGKMFAIEHFGVAPDILTLAKSLGGGIPIGATVYRSDLDFGTPGAHSNTFGGNAVACAAALATINVVQRSLDNVVKLEKIFKERLNEMKEKYANIGDVRGIGLAWGVEFVKDRKTKEYAKAERDKIVLEALRRGLVMLPCGASTIRIIPALIMTEEQAKIGLDIFEQAIKAVLK; encoded by the coding sequence ATGAGTAGTGTTATCAGTCCGAAAATCGTAACACAAGTCCCCGGGCCCAGAGCTAGGGCGATAATAGAGAGGCACCATAAGAGCGTAGCTACGACGACAAACGACCCTGAATTTATGCCCCTCGTAATAGAGAGGGGAGAGGGTGTTTGGATATGGGATGTCGATGGTAACGTTTATCTCGATTTCGCAACTGGGATAGGAGTTAATAACGTCGGTATAAGGCACCCGGAGGTTCAAAAGGCCATAGAGGAGCAGCTAAATAAGATATGGCATGCAGCAGGTACTGATTTTTACATAGAGAAGCAGGTAGAACTAGCTGAGAAGCTCAATCAAATAACTCCGGGGAACTTCCAGAAGAAGACCTTCTTCAGCAACAGTGGAGCGGAGAGCAATGAGGCAGCGATAAAATTAGCTAGATGGAGTACACAGAGGAAACTATTCATAGGATTCATAGGGGCTTTCCACGGGAGGACATTAGGTGTCTTGAGCGTTACAGCGAGCAAGATAGTTCAACGCTCTAGGTTCTTCCCGATGATGCCCGGGGTCTACCATGCCCCTTACCCCAACCCCTACAGGAATCCCTGGCATATAGATGGTTATGAGAACCCCGATGAGTTAGTTAGTAGGGCTATAGAGTTCATAGAGGAGTACATGTTGAATAAGTACGTACCACCTGAAGAAGTAGCGGCTTTCATTTTCGAGCCGATACAGGGAGAGGGAGGCTATGTAGTCCCGCCTAAGAACTTCTTCAGGGAGCTCAAGAAACTAGCTGATAAGTACGGTATACTCCTGATAGACGATGAAGTCCAGATGGGGATGGGGAGGACGGGGAAGATGTTCGCTATCGAGCACTTCGGAGTGGCCCCTGACATACTGACGCTAGCTAAATCGTTAGGGGGAGGGATACCCATAGGAGCTACTGTATACAGAAGCGACCTGGACTTCGGGACCCCAGGTGCTCACAGCAATACTTTCGGTGGGAACGCTGTGGCCTGCGCAGCAGCTCTCGCTACGATAAATGTAGTTCAGAGGAGCTTGGATAATGTGGTTAAGCTGGAGAAGATATTCAAGGAGAGGCTGAACGAGATGAAGGAGAAGTACGCCAATATAGGGGATGTCAGGGGGATAGGATTAGCTTGGGGAGTGGAGTTCGTTAAGGATAGGAAGACTAAGGAATATGCCAAGGCTGAGAGGGACAAGATAGTTCTTGAGGCCTTAAGGAGAGGTCTTGTAATGCTTCCATGTGGAGCGAGTACGATTAGAATAATTCCAGCACTCATAATGACTGAGGAGCAAGCTAAGATAGGCCTAGATATATTTGAGCAAGCGATAAAGGCCGTTTTAAAATAA